The Solanum lycopersicum chromosome 2, SLM_r2.1 DNA window aataactattcTAATGCACACAATCATTTTTCTAACTTAAAATGTTAGTAAGTTCGAGTGAGCGCTAAGTCATTATCTATATCATCAAGAAGATGTACTAATAACCCTGATCATTGTGATCAGAGCAAGACAAAATCTTCTAAGAAAAAGCCCATGTCATTGATAGGTAGTGGAGCCTAattaattttaggctttcctatttattctctattttaggcttttttatttattcgctattttaggctttcctatttattctctgtaacaaaaaatactctgatttattataataaatatacctcaccgccatggaagtttactcacggggtgttaccacgaaatattgggttttctatctctctctctagatttctcatctctttctcttgaaagttcttgtgttcttcattcatctagtgtgtgtgcgtgaattcgatcctaacaactggtatcagagctaaagagattcaacacgatcacagaagatggatagttcgaagcttggaatcgagaattTTGATGGATATGATTTAAGTTTCTGGAAGATgtagatcgaagattatctgtaccagaaagatctccACGAACTGTTGATcggggtgaagccggaatccatgaaGGAGGataagtggaaactcaaggatcgccaggctctagggttgatccgattgactttgtcaagaaacgtggcgttaAACATCgcgaaggagaagactacgtctggtctgttgaaggcactggccatcggctatgaacaaggtatatttgatgcgtagattgttcaatttacagatgtctgaaactggatccgtttctgatcatataaatgagttgaatatgattgtgagtcaactcaattctgtggatattaatttcgaagatgaaattaaggcgttgattttgatgtcatcgctgcccgagtcttgggatattgttgttgctgcgattagcagttcccgtggatttgagaaactgaagtttgatgaaatctgtgatgttgttcttagcaaaAGTATTCGcgaacgagaagtgggagattcatcgggcagtgctcttaGCGTTGATCAAAGGGGGAGAAGTGAGACggaaggccaaaatcaacatggtcgatcaaaatcaaagaatcgaggaaaatcactgaacagatcaaacgtgacttgttggaactgtagAGAAAGGCACTTTCGGATGAACTgcacaaagccaaagaagaaacagaatcagaaatttggagatgacaatgattctgtaaattcagcaaaagacattggggatgctctaatccttagtgtcaacagcccggttgaatcattgattttggattctggtgcatctttccattagtctccaagcaaggagttgttccaaaacatcaaatctggaaattttggaaaagcatatcttgctgacaataaagccttagagattgaaggaaagggggatgtttgcataaagaccacctcgagaaaccagtggacattggaggatgtcacatatattcctgggatcaagaaaaatctgatctctgttggtcagatggatagcacgggatatgcagcagtgtttgggaaaggttcatggaagatcgtgaaaagtgccatggtagtagctcgtggcaccaaatctggaaccctgtacaccactgcagggtgtataaatatggccgctgttgctgaaggtgcttccggttcatgtctgtggcataACATACTTGGACActtgagtactaaaggaatgaagatgctggttgcaaaaggagcattagagggtctgaagtctgttgatatgggtctttgcgagagctgtgttatgggcaaacagaaaagagtaagcttcacaaagattcCTAgtgagccaaagaaagtgcgatTGGAAATGGTCCacacagatgtttggggaccatctccagtatcttcacttggaggatccagattctatgttaccttcattgatgatttcagcagaaaggtatgggtttacttcttgaagcataagtcaactgtgtttgcaactttcaagaagtggaaagctgaagttgagaattaGACCGGTTtaaaagtcaaatgcctaaggtctgacaatggaggagagtacgacaaatcagagttcaaggcattctgtgcagctgaggaATCAAATTGATGAGAAAAATTCCTAGTAAGGTAAGgtagaatggaattgctgagaggatgaacagaacattgaatgagcatGCAGGGAGtttgaggatacactgtgggctgcccaaaacactttgggcggatgctgtgagcacaactgcatacttgatcaacaggggaccatcagttcctttaaggttcaagattccagagtaggtgtggacaggaaaagatttcaagtactcacacttaaggacttttggttgcacttcttatgttcatgttgatccagaaaagagagagaagcttgacgccaaggctgtgaagtgttacttcataggatatggttctgatttttttggttacaggtttaaggattacaagaacagaaagatcctgagacattgcaACGttacatttgatgagtctgtcctgtacaaggacagagagcagaagtttctagagattacaaagcaagtgggagttgaggttgagttggacatgagtaaccccagagaatctcaagcagatactcaaccaactcccacTGAAGAATATGAAGtagagcaagttacacctgagcaggtgttaaggagatcatccagatccatcagggcaccagataggtattcaccttcattacactatctattgctaactgatgagggggaaccagagtcttttgatgaggccctacaggtggaggattcgatcaagttgGAGAAAGCCATGGATGATTAGATGAGGTCACTTGCGAAGAACGACACATAAGTGTTGACAGAGCGACCTGCAGGGAaaagagctttgctgaacaagtgggtgttcagaatcaagactgaaccagatggcaaaagaaggttcaaggctcgtttagatGTTAAAgaatattcacaaaggaaaggtattgattatgttgaaatattctctcctgttgtgaagctaacctctattcgaattctttTGAGTGGtgttgcatcggagaatttgcatctagagcaaatggatgtaaaagcaacgtttttacatggagatttagacaaagagatctatatgcagcaaccggaaggatttgtggttccaggagAGGAACatatggtgtgcaagctcaccaggagcttgtatggactaaagcaagcaccaaggcagtggtacaagaagtttgactccttcatgaccaagagtggattctgcaaagctgaaaaggatccttgttgttacttcaagaaatacactgattcatatgtctttctactcttgtatgtggatgatatgttgattgcaggatctagtatgagggagattaacaatctgaataCAAGGTTGTCTGtagcgtttgagatgaaagatttgggtccagcaaaacagattttggggatgaagatttctcgggatagatctgctggcactttaaatctatctcaggagttgtacattgagagtGTGTTGAgaagattcagggttaatgatgctaaacccaggactactccattggcaaatcactttagattgtcaaaggagcagtcacccaagactgccgaggagcgtgatcacatggcacttgttccatatgcttcagcagttggtagtttgatgtatgctatggtctgcactagacctgatatagcacatgctgTGGGAGTTGTTggcaggtacatggcgaaccctgggaaagagcattgggaagctgtgaagtggcttctgagatatctgagaggtacatccagtacttcactttgatttggcaaaggcaaggtgactctacaggaTTTTGtagatgctgatcttggtggggatgttgactcgagcaagagtacatctgggtacatttacaccataggtggacagcagtgagttggatgtccaggcttcagaagtgtgtttctctttcatctactgaagctgagtatgtggcaatagctgaaggtgagaaagagatgatatggctggcagattatcttgaagaattgggcaagaagcagagcgacaagattctttactcagtagccagagtgccatacagttaGTGAAAAATCCAGCCTATCATTCAAAGACAAAGCACAttagaaggcgataccatttcactcgcagggcagtggaggatggtgatatgtgcttggagaagatagagggtgcaaagaacccgacagacatgttgacgaaatgtgttgatgttgggaaactgaggttatgtaaaacctcgatTGGTCTTCTATAACTGTttctacagatgttgcggtgcggtaaagatgttgatgatgaagagatttttttgagaatgtattttttggatgactgagtcagtctccaagtgggagaattgttaggtagtggatcctgattaattttaggctttcctatttattctctatttttgatttacttatttattctctattttacgctttcctatttattctctatttattctctttaacaaaaaatactctgatttattaatataaatataactcaCCGTCTTGGAAGTTTACTCatggggtgttaccacgaaatattgggttctctctctctctctctctctagatttctcatctctttctcttaaaagttcttgtgttcttcattcatctagtgtgtgtgcgtgaattcgatcctaacagtCATTGGGCATGAAACGAATAATGAATTTGGCCTTTGAGCAGTCGCTTATGtggataaatatattatgtattttttaatgatatatttttttctataaccCCTATGTAATAgaattattgtttattatttttttataacattttaatttcatctttCCAAAAGacatatacaataatattttgatacatttgacataattttaaattaggatcataaaatttaaaaagttattttatttcttaaatttcatatcaagTCAAATTAGATCACTCTTTTTTAAATAGAGGGAGTAATTCATCTACTCTAAAAGGGGACAAGAACCTAAGGCTTGCCTGGTGCAGAAATATTCTGTTGAATAGAAACTGTTTTTTGCTTCCAATTACGCCAAAAATGGAGATGCATAGCATAACAAAACAAGCGGTATGCCCGAAAAAAACTTTATTATCTTAGATAGGAGGAACTTAGCCctgtaaaaaaacaaaaagaaagatgaaataacaacaacaatatcaaaGCTAATGCCTTTTTGGGAAAAATAGCCATTGAAGTCATTCGgtacaacaacaaaagaaaaaattacataacaacGATATTACACCTAATACAGTTTATTGGGCAATAGCCATTGTCACTACAAAGCTTAATTAATTAGGATCGACAGTTATAAGCCTTAAAGGGTTTTCAACATCACCTCCACCAGCATGTTTAACAAATTCAGCTGGTGTCAGAAAATAACCATGACAAATACAAACAATCTTCACATCTCCTCCCCTCTTATACGCGTATAAAAATCCTTCAGTCTTCTTTCCATTTGGTCCATCACCTTTAGTGGCAACACCAGgcattttgagcaagaaatttCTGAGTCCCTCTTTTCCCGAAAAGTCGGGTGATTGCTCATTAGTAGCTTCAATGGCTGCTAATACCAGATGCTGCATTTGCTCCAATGTGCCACTGACTGGAGGTATCGCATTAGAACTACCAGATGCACCTTCAATGAAAGTTCCATCAactgaaggaaaaaaatatttcttagttttagacaaaagaaaattaagtgaacaaaaaataatgaaaatgaagaaattaattaaatggaacAACTCAATTGAATTTTCGATCACCTTGATTAGGTAGGTGTTGTTGAGTTTCAGAACTAGTTCCAGCTGAACCAAAACTTCCTACAGATCCAGATCCACCAGGTGACGGCAAAGAAGACGTTCCATTCCCTTCATTTTCCTCAACAACTATAACATTATTCAGTTTATCCCATCTATTCTGCTGCGTGTCCCCGCGCGTCTGTGTCTGGAGGTCTCTCCTGTCCTTCCAGTTCATCCCAGTCTCCATTGGAGGCAACAAAGCCGTCCTATTAACAGAAAATGGATCTTTCATTTTCCCCCATTCTGTTTGAGTCTCCATTGGCGGCATGGAAGCTGTCCTCATCACAGAAGATGGACCATTGATTTGCCTCCATTCCATCTTAGTCTCCATTCTACGCCTGCACTCAATTTCAGTCTCCATTCTTCGCCTCCAAGCCATTTCAGTCTCCAACTTTTGCCTCCACTCGATTTCAGTATCCCCCGGCAAAGAAGACGTCCCGGTCACAGAAAATGGATAATTTTGTTGCCTCCACTCCATTTGAGTATCCATAGGCGGCAATAAATTCCTTTGCCTCCAGTACTCCATTTGAGTGTCCATCGGAAGCTCTAATGTTAAGTCTACACTTACATCCTCTACAATCCTTTTTCCTTTGTCTTGACGATTAGCTTTCTCCATTTTAGCAAAAGTTGAAAGAATCGAAAAAGCTATTGAATTTCAAACTAAACAAACTTAATAGGGAAAAAAACTCTATAAAAGTATGAAGTTGATTTTCAATGATGAATGATGCAAGAAACCTTCAAATGTATAGGAggttataaaggaaaaaaaatcaagtatgAAAGTGAAAAAAACGTGAAGGAATCTTATTTCTGTGGGTTaagtgaaaaataacaaaatagcCCCTTGCTACGTGGTCTAAGGAGGGACTTTGGGAATTGATCCAAAAATATTGTCCGTTGTAATTATCTATTGAGAAACAAAATCAAACTTTACACGTATCTGAAAAATCAGTGCatgaaaatttgtgaaaaatttTCACGTTCACACTGCggatatgaaaattattatttatgcatttttgaaagttttttttGGGCAAATTTTATCACAAATGTTATATTAACTTAGggcaaattttattaaaagttatatcatccaattattttaactcacgaaattattgtttatttttaagttttaatagtTTAAAATGTAAGAGGATTgttccttttatttctttatagttaacattatttttaaggAGGGTTTTTACTACTTCACagatttattaaatataaaaaataatgtgtacTCGAAATTTAGTTGGAGCTCTAATATGGAATCAAATCACTAAGTAGgagacaaaaacaaatatatctATTAACAACAGGTGATTTTGAGTTAACAAGTAGACAATCATCtgagttatattttttagttttaagaaaGAACGTAAAAGTGTTTTAATTGATTcttgaatatcaaaataatgattttattactatcagtttctgtcatttttaatttttcattcgCCTTTTCTGAAAATCACTAATTGTATTACGCTTAATTTAAGCgtttttctgatttgtttgttatctaaattttttaagttattctTTCTTCTGTGTTGGAGATCATTAATGTTATGATATTGTATCAatgcatataataatattatcaacGCGTATAAtactaacttaaaatatatgtatagatAGATATTGAACAACTAATCATTGggcttatttctttttaaaaatattagaaatagGAGACGATGAAATTAGGTCATTACTATAAGCTCTGTTGATGATCAGTTCAATGTTATAAAGCAATTGAGAATATTAAGTTAAGTGTTGGTGTTCATAATATAATCCAACACAATGAGTCACCAAGCGAAACACCAAGCGAATCAATCTATCTTCATGAAGTGAATTTCTTAATTCATATATTTCCACTTAAATAGCAACATATTCAATGTTTTCATAAGTATTTCGAGAAAGATATAATACACacgaaacttatttttatattacgtggtacaatatgatttttatatttatacatatattgaagtaataacaaaacctCATATGCATATAGTttgttgaaataaaataataataatacttggGATTCGTTTGATATTTTATGATTGGTACCGTACTCATTCTTTCTTACATGCCATCTTCATTAAACacattcatttttattcttatatattCAGTTGACTGaattcttataataataataattaatattcacAGGAGTTGTactaattttctaaatataaaaatacaattcaaAAACATGTCTCATCATACTAATTGTTGCTCACTGGAGATTTTTGGTAAAACACTTCTCAAAATTTGGCATAACACTTTTTAGTTTCtacttaaaagtatttttacatTGGGtgatcaaaaataattttttttctcacataagatttttctttttagaaaaacatgctagaaaaaaatgtttttttaaaaaattaataaattttaatagtttGATGAAACAAGTTCCAAGCTTCGGTCCTACTTTATCATATTATCTGTATATTAAGGTTTTTTatgcatttaaataaaaatatgtgataACATTAATCATAATAAGTTTAGAGGAATCTTAATAGCTCAATTCAGTTGGTtggttatttaaaattttactttatcgGTAGAGATTCGATTCTTCACCCTGCAATTTTCTTTCCTACCCCCAATATGAATGAAACGAAATCATACAAGTCTAAATCATCCTTTTACCTTTCCTAAATACGCACTTAATTAATACTACTTCACTGGTAAAATAATCTTCaccttataaaattatatagaatatattattgctattatgataaaaaataatgatgattgatcatgaaaaaaattaataaatctttttttatatttttaaattttaaaaataagttctaTTTGCTAAAGTTATTAGCCAAATAATATGATTAGGACTAAAGATGTTGGAACTTAGTTTTATAATAAGTCGAGTTGT harbors:
- the LOC101247872 gene encoding ninja-family protein AFP3-like, which translates into the protein MEKANRQDKGKRIVEDVSVDLTLELPMDTQMEYWRQRNLLPPMDTQMEWRQQNYPFSVTGTSSLPGDTEIEWRQKLETEMAWRRRMETEIECRRRMETKMEWRQINGPSSVMRTASMPPMETQTEWGKMKDPFSVNRTALLPPMETGMNWKDRRDLQTQTRGDTQQNRWDKLNNVIVVEENEGNGTSSLPSPGGSGSVGSFGSAGTSSETQQHLPNQVDGTFIEGASGSSNAIPPVSGTLEQMQHLVLAAIEATNEQSPDFSGKEGLRNFLLKMPGVATKGDGPNGKKTEGFLYAYKRGGDVKIVCICHGYFLTPAEFVKHAGGGDVENPLRLITVDPN